The genomic interval AAAAGCCTGTTAAATACTTAAACTGTTCGTAAACACTATTGAGCTCGTCTCCGCATAACTGCGAAAGCATATTCAGCATGTTTACGATTTCCTGGCCATGAGGTTTGATCTTCATCACCATTCTCTTGTTTTGTGGCAATCCGTTTATAGTGTAATTAACTTCCAGGCCAAAATGGCCAATACAGCTTTCTGTTTGGGTAGCCGTGAGGGTTACCAGTATACTCGCTGAATTATCTACGTCCAGCAAGGTAATGCCCTGAACAGCAATAGTCTGATCAGGGAACTGGTCTTGCATGATTTGCTGAACAAAGGTAGTATTAAGATAATCGGTGGTTTTCATGGTCTTTAGGTTAGATGTAATGACGGGACCGGGACAAACTGTATTTGTACTTTATTCTTGAAATAGAAACAGCTTTCCTGTGACAGACTTTGACTTTTCAATTTGATCCGGTTTACTGATGGAAGGAAGTTCTCTCCCTGGATATTCAGTAAATTCCAGAAAATCAGTTGTAAATCGCGCTCCGGATGTTTTGCCAGTGCTAAACAGACTTTCTGAAATTCTTCATGACTGATGTATTCGAAAATATTAGAGAGACTGGCTTTTGTGATTTTTAAACCAGGCACTGATAAAAGGTATTCCACTGCTTCTCCCTGGATAACCTGTAACCTGTCCATGTTTTTTCTCAGGATACTGTAGTTTTCCCGTCTGTAACATGGAGGTAATACATGGTGCGGAAGGTTCTGCAGCCCAAAAAAGATAAAACGGAAATAGAAGTTCTCTTTTAATAAGCTTGAACTGACTTGTAAAAGAAGGCGCTTATAAAAGACGATTCCACCCGATTCATCTACGTGTTTTAATAATTTAGGATCTCTGCCGCTGCTCAGGTTTTCATTACTGAAATAAGCGATAAATGTTTGCTTGAAACTGCTGTTATCCAGTTTTTCCAGGAAGAATTTGTATTGTGCATCAATCGTATCAAAAGTGATGAGCTGATGAATCAATTCTTGCTGCTCCTGGCCGAGCGACTGATGAAATGCCATCATAAATTTTTCCAGCTTTCCTGAGAGTAGCAGCCCTCCGGGATTTTCTTCCAGAAAAGTTGTCCAGAAAGCCTGATCTGCTGCCGTTAAAGTGGGTAAAATCCGTTGTTTAGCTTCGTTTACAGCTACTGCTCCGGCTAGTCCAAGTAAATCATGGTAAAGCGCGTAATCGAAGTTCAGGATAACCTGCTTTTTGAGTAGCAGCATCTTGTTCTGAACAGGATTTAAATCGGTTGCAGTGACGCTTGCCGGATGCTTAAGCAAAATATTTAAAGCATTACAACCTGCAGAAGTAATGACCAGTAAATGATCATTTGTACTGATCTTAAGCGATCTGTAAAGTGTTTGACTATCTTCCCACACCAGCGAATAACGGATGTGGTCAAGGTCCAGGTTATAAAACTCTGAGTTCATTTATTTTGTGGTATAAAATTTTAGAATGATGTCTGTTGTCAACCTGAATTTCGGTTTGAAACTGTACACTGTTAATTAACCCGGCAGGGAAGTTTTTGGCTAAAATCCGTTCAGCTTCATGGTGCTTTAGAGTACCCTGGATAAAAATATCAAAACCATCCTCAGCAGCTATTGCGGCAACCTGGGCAACCTGGTGATGCAGTATTAGTAAATGTTCAATCTGGTAATGCTGTATGCCCAGATGTGCTTTTTCATTTCCTATTCTGGCTGTGAGGTAAAGTTCTTTATCTGCTGACAAATAACCAATATCACCTGTTCTGAGCCAGCCGTCCTGATGTGAAGTGGCTACATGTGCACCCCTGACTTCTATTTCGCCCGAATTAAATGTTCCGCCAGCAGTATGTATTGTTACAGCTTCATTGATCCTGAGTTCCAGTGTTTCTACCGGCTTTCCTACACAGTAGCCATTTGTTGGGTTTTTAGCTGTTCCGTTTATTTTTCTTACTGCGATAGGCTCTGCCTCAGAGGAACCATAAATAATATGAAATGCTGATTCAGGAAAATAAAGACGGAGTTCTGGCAGAAGATCTTCAGGTACAGGAGAGCCTCCGATTCCAATTTGCCTCACTTTAGGGAAGGATTGCGGATGTGCTTTTAAATAAGCGAGGATGGTCCTGAAATAAAACACATTGCCCGTTAATGTGCCAATTTGCTGGGCAGAAAGTTGCAGAATGATGTTTTCGGCTTTCAACTGGCTCATCTGAAATCCAGGAATACCGGGAACAACCGTAGTAATTCCTGCTGCAATGTTATGCAGGATCACATTAGGGAATATAGAGAAATCACGCAGGTCTGTTTGTGGTGGAAATACTTTTTTAAGGATCTGGTGTTGCGCTGTAATTACACGGTGACTTCTGAGTACACTTTTTGGTTCTCCCGTTGTTCCTGAACTAAAAGTAACCAGTGCAGGCTGATCAGGATTTACTAAAACAGCCTCCCAGTCAGTTTCTCTGCTGGTTTCCTGCTTCAGAAACAAGCAATGAATACCCGCTGATGCTAATTCGGCTCCCAATTGCTGGTGCATTTGTTCCTCAGCAATAATCACATTGATCTTTTGCGATTTCAGCAGTTTAAACAGGGCAGGCAGGTCTGAGATGGCAGGGGGCAGCACTGGAATTGCGCCTGTACTTTGTATCGCCAGCAATGCGCTGATAGAAACCGGGCTTACAGGGATAGCCAGTAAAACGGAATCTCCGGGCACCACGTGCTGCTGTAGTAAATACCGGTAACCGGAGATATTTTGCAATAGCTCCTGGTTGGTAATTGGCAGCTCCTGCGGGTCGGCAGGGATGATTAGCTCCCGGATCCCAGGTCTGGTGAGCATGGTATGGATAACGTTGTAGAAATTAATCACAGCGAAGAAGTGCTTAGTGAAAGTTCAGGATTTTCGAAATTGTGCTGTAAAGCATACTCATACAATTCTTCAAAAGTATTTTGAATATCCGGTTCAGGAATATGTGGAATGAGTTTTCGCAGCGGAGCGGCATCAAAGTTATAGGAGGTGGTATTCAGATAACGTGATAACCATTTTCCGGCACTTTTATAATACAATTCTTCCAGCAGGTTCATGTTTTCAGGAGTTGAATCCACAAGCTTACATTCAAGGCCCAGTCTGTGGATCGAATGTTTAATCAGGTAGGCATTGCTCAGAGGTGCTGAATTAACAATGCTGAGCTGTTTAACATCATCCCGGCGAAATACGGCTAAAATCGCTTTGGCTACATAATCAACCGGAACGATATTCAAAGTGCTTTTATGATCGCCCGCGATCCGGATTTTTTTTATATCATGCTCTTTATAGCGTTGTAAGCCCTTGTTGACAATTCTGCCAAGTTCATAAAAGACATTGAACAGAGGCAGGTAGTATAAAGGGGCAGCTAACAATCTGCCGCAAATTACCGAAGGACGCAGAATCTGCCAGGCGATTTGATTCCCTTCGCAATGCTGAATAACCTGGTGCTCAGCCATTGCTTTGTAAAACTCATAATGATTCCGGTAAGCAGACAGACTGCTGAATGGTAATAATTCTCCGCTTTGTCCAAAACGACGGTAATCACTATCAATTAATCCAGTTTGTATACCACATGAAAATGCAGAACTGATAAAGATGAATTTATGCGGGATATTTTTCAGTTGTTCCATTAACTCCAGTGTGGTGGAATAGTTGAAATCGTGAACGTCCTGTAAAGCTGAATCGGCTGTGTTCAAGTTAGTGATTGCTGCAATATGGATCACATGCAGATAGTCGCCTGATTTTGACTTCAGGAACTGGCTTTTCTTCAGGTCTCTTAAATCAGAATCAATAATCTCAATAAATGATAATAACTGTTCTACAGCATAAACATCCAGATAGGCAGGTTTGAACGGATTTGATAATAAAGAACTGATCCTTTGGCTTGCACTCTCTTTGGCACCAGACCTGACAACGAGAAATAACCTGCCTTTTTTTATTCCGCTGGCATATTCGGCTAATAATTCATAAAGTACATGACGGCCAAGTATGCCGGTAAGGCCAGTAATCAGTAAATTTTCCATAGATGATATTTGTATAGATAGGTTATAATTGTTCAACCGCTATTCAGTTAACTAGCTTTTATCCAAATTTATTTATCTAATGGTGCTGTTAAATAGATGATTTGATATTTACTATGTACTTTTTGATTTTATAACCGGTATAACTCTTTCTTTAAAGAGATATTTGGTGTGATTTATATTCTTTTTCAGTTGAAATTTATAATTAAAGAGGTGTTTGTAATTTATTTTGAAATTAGTTATGTGATCTTAGCTTAAAATGGTAAGCAGTAGTGCTAAAATGATAAGCCAGACTGTAATCAGGCTTTATCCTGCTAAAAACTTATAATATCTTTATAAGAGTTAGCACATTTAATTCGATTTTGCACAAAAAATCTATTGATTAGTAAAAATGACAGCGTATTCATTTTTGTTTTATTTAATATTTTTAATAAAAATTCTAATATTAACCTAGTCCGTCACCTTCATCAGGTACGTGCTGAATCTCAAAGCCGCATGAAAAACGAATATTACAAATATTTGTGTGTGAGTGAGGAGGATGCTAACTGGGGCCTGTATGTTTTATACGTTGGCTATACCAGTGTTGCAGCCCATGCTCAATATCCACAGGAATATTATCCATCACACCATTATTTTACCTGGAAATCAGGTCGCATACTCGATGAGTACCAGATTTTATACATTACCCGTGGTGAAGGGTATTTTGAATCGGACAGCCATAAACAAAAGGTAACCGCCGGCACCATAATAATTTTGTTCCCCGGCGAGAAGCACCGGTATATACCTGATCCGGATATTGGATGGGATGAATACTGGATTGGGATCAGGGGCAGTATTATTGATAACCATGTACACCACAAGTTTTTTAACCGGGAGAATCCGTGTATCAACATCGGGGTGAATGAAAAGGTGGTCGATCTTTTTAATTTGATTATTGATAAAACCAGGGGTAAAAATAAAGAAGACCAACCCATGATGTCGGGTGTAGCTTTACATCTGCTGGGCATACTTTATTATATGGTGAAACAGAAAAGTCAGGAGAGTGAACAGAAAGATCTGATCATGAACCAGGCGAGGGATTTGTTCAACTCTAATATCTCCAAAGACTTTTCCCCTAAAATGGCTGCGGAGCAACTGAAAATAGGTTACTCTTTATTCCGTAAGCTCTTTAAAAATTATACCGGTTTATCACCTGGACAATATTTTATTCAGGTAAAGATAGAAAAAGCTAAAAACCTGCTGGAAAATCAAAGTTTATCCATCAAAGAAATTGCCTATGATCTGAAATTCGACTCTTGTTTTTATTTCTCCAAATTATTCAAGCAGAAAACCGGCATGAGCCCAACCATCTACAGAAAAAAGTCAGCTACTTGCTAAGCTCCTTTTCTGCCTTCCAGGCTTTGCATGAGCTGGCTGTACAGATCATCATTCGTCTCTTCTTCCCGGGGTTTCAATTTTTTTACAGTAGCCCTTTTGCCTTTGGCTTTCGCCTTGATAATTTTCAAAAGTTCTTTACTGTATTCATCTTTGAAACCCTTTATATCAAATGCTGAACTATACTGTTTAATCAGTGCCATACCTACCTCGAGTTCCTTTTTGGTAATCGTATCAGTTTCGGGGATTTTAAGTTCTTCACCAGATCTTATTTCTTCCGCAAACCTGATTTTTGTGATCACCAAAATATCGTTTAAAGGGTGAATAATGCATAAATTCTCTGTATTCCTCAATACAAACCTGGCTACACCAGCTTTTTTAGATTTCACTAAAGCCTTTAGTAATAAAGCATAAGCTTTTTTTCCCTGTTTCTCTGGTTGGGCATAATAAGAAGTCTCATAATAAATCGGATTGATTTCCTGTAAATCCACAAAATTCTCCAGGGAGATCATTTTGCTTTTATCCGGGGCTGCATCTTCAAAATCCTGTTCATCGAGTACTACATAATTATCATTCAGCAGATATCCTTTTACAATTTTATCAAAAGGGACTTCTTTTCTTGTCTTCTCATTGATCCGCTGAAATTTGATCCTGGAGTGATCTTTACTATCCAGCATATCTAAATCCAGATGACTCTGCTGTAC from Pedobacter sp. WC2423 carries:
- a CDS encoding AMP-binding protein, with product MINFYNVIHTMLTRPGIRELIIPADPQELPITNQELLQNISGYRYLLQQHVVPGDSVLLAIPVSPVSISALLAIQSTGAIPVLPPAISDLPALFKLLKSQKINVIIAEEQMHQQLGAELASAGIHCLFLKQETSRETDWEAVLVNPDQPALVTFSSGTTGEPKSVLRSHRVITAQHQILKKVFPPQTDLRDFSIFPNVILHNIAAGITTVVPGIPGFQMSQLKAENIILQLSAQQIGTLTGNVFYFRTILAYLKAHPQSFPKVRQIGIGGSPVPEDLLPELRLYFPESAFHIIYGSSEAEPIAVRKINGTAKNPTNGYCVGKPVETLELRINEAVTIHTAGGTFNSGEIEVRGAHVATSHQDGWLRTGDIGYLSADKELYLTARIGNEKAHLGIQHYQIEHLLILHHQVAQVAAIAAEDGFDIFIQGTLKHHEAERILAKNFPAGLINSVQFQTEIQVDNRHHSKILYHKINELRVL
- a CDS encoding helix-turn-helix domain-containing protein; the encoded protein is MKNEYYKYLCVSEEDANWGLYVLYVGYTSVAAHAQYPQEYYPSHHYFTWKSGRILDEYQILYITRGEGYFESDSHKQKVTAGTIIILFPGEKHRYIPDPDIGWDEYWIGIRGSIIDNHVHHKFFNRENPCINIGVNEKVVDLFNLIIDKTRGKNKEDQPMMSGVALHLLGILYYMVKQKSQESEQKDLIMNQARDLFNSNISKDFSPKMAAEQLKIGYSLFRKLFKNYTGLSPGQYFIQVKIEKAKNLLENQSLSIKEIAYDLKFDSCFYFSKLFKQKTGMSPTIYRKKSATC
- a CDS encoding DUF3419 family protein: MNSEFYNLDLDHIRYSLVWEDSQTLYRSLKISTNDHLLVITSAGCNALNILLKHPASVTATDLNPVQNKMLLLKKQVILNFDYALYHDLLGLAGAVAVNEAKQRILPTLTAADQAFWTTFLEENPGGLLLSGKLEKFMMAFHQSLGQEQQELIHQLITFDTIDAQYKFFLEKLDNSSFKQTFIAYFSNENLSSGRDPKLLKHVDESGGIVFYKRLLLQVSSSLLKENFYFRFIFFGLQNLPHHVLPPCYRRENYSILRKNMDRLQVIQGEAVEYLLSVPGLKITKASLSNIFEYISHEEFQKVCLALAKHPERDLQLIFWNLLNIQGENFLPSVNRIKLKSQSLSQESCFYFKNKVQIQFVPVPSLHLT
- a CDS encoding Ku protein, which translates into the protein MRSLWNGAIGFGLVNIPVKLFSAVQQSHLDLDMLDSKDHSRIKFQRINEKTRKEVPFDKIVKGYLLNDNYVVLDEQDFEDAAPDKSKMISLENFVDLQEINPIYYETSYYAQPEKQGKKAYALLLKALVKSKKAGVARFVLRNTENLCIIHPLNDILVITKIRFAEEIRSGEELKIPETDTITKKELEVGMALIKQYSSAFDIKGFKDEYSKELLKIIKAKAKGKRATVKKLKPREEETNDDLYSQLMQSLEGRKGA
- a CDS encoding SDR family oxidoreductase, translating into MENLLITGLTGILGRHVLYELLAEYASGIKKGRLFLVVRSGAKESASQRISSLLSNPFKPAYLDVYAVEQLLSFIEIIDSDLRDLKKSQFLKSKSGDYLHVIHIAAITNLNTADSALQDVHDFNYSTTLELMEQLKNIPHKFIFISSAFSCGIQTGLIDSDYRRFGQSGELLPFSSLSAYRNHYEFYKAMAEHQVIQHCEGNQIAWQILRPSVICGRLLAAPLYYLPLFNVFYELGRIVNKGLQRYKEHDIKKIRIAGDHKSTLNIVPVDYVAKAILAVFRRDDVKQLSIVNSAPLSNAYLIKHSIHRLGLECKLVDSTPENMNLLEELYYKSAGKWLSRYLNTTSYNFDAAPLRKLIPHIPEPDIQNTFEELYEYALQHNFENPELSLSTSSL